A stretch of Carboxydothermus pertinax DNA encodes these proteins:
- a CDS encoding phage tail protein I, whose protein sequence is MINIREIRLIDILPPNIAQDSKVRSAAEALDQELQAVTSAIDQCLLLSRIEELPESVVDLLAWQFHVDFYDAGLPIEQKRTLVKNSLDWHRRKGTPAAVEEIIMALFDDGKVIEWWEYGGEPYKFKIVTNNAAVTNEKAHEFIKLLESVKNARSWLEKIEITITDNINFYLAGVIYMGDRLELRQVV, encoded by the coding sequence ATGATTAATATTCGAGAAATTCGGCTAATAGATATTTTGCCGCCCAATATTGCCCAGGATAGCAAGGTTAGGTCCGCCGCTGAAGCCCTGGACCAGGAATTACAGGCGGTTACATCTGCGATTGACCAGTGCTTGCTCCTATCCAGAATTGAAGAGTTGCCCGAGTCGGTAGTCGACCTTCTGGCATGGCAGTTTCATGTGGATTTTTACGATGCAGGGCTTCCGATAGAGCAAAAGCGGACCCTGGTAAAGAATTCATTGGACTGGCACAGGAGAAAAGGTACACCGGCAGCAGTTGAAGAAATAATAATGGCTTTATTCGATGATGGTAAGGTGATAGAATGGTGGGAATATGGAGGGGAACCATATAAGTTTAAAATTGTTACCAATAATGCTGCAGTTACTAACGAAAAGGCACATGAATTCATCAAACTATTGGAGTCTGTTAAGAATGCCAGGTCGTGGTTAGAAAAGATTGAAATTACAATAACGGATAACATCAATTTCTACCTTGCTGGAGTGATTTATATGGGCGACAGATTAGAGTTGAGGCAGGTGGTTTAG
- a CDS encoding phage tail-collar fiber domain-containing protein — protein MAAFGGLFITNKGRALQAKAQIGTQLTFTRIAVGDGELGGSSILDLTALKHEVKSLPIIKIKTLSGGKAIVGTVLSNQDLTQGFYLREIGVFAQDPDLGEILYCYGNADALAEYIPAGGGSDIIEKQIDIITIIGNASSVSAVIDESLIFETPAGAQEKANLAESNAKAYADQQVATRVLNAGGVPSIQAGADAFKPTPGTAGRIYIATDTKIIYRDTGTAWDKVGVVKWDDIEEKPLQNMILICTSTTRPANPVEGQHIYETDTDKTLKWDGTQWKEVGSLSQKTITFCIPGDAFVKTNFAGWLSDGNYKITRVKIYSDTAPTGADLIIDLNKNGTTIFTTQTNRPKVVAGTNAGVDVTTIEVNTLAPGDRLTLDIDQVGSTTPGGNNLLVTVVMIPND, from the coding sequence ATGGCTGCATTTGGCGGGCTATTTATTACAAATAAAGGACGAGCTTTGCAGGCAAAGGCTCAAATTGGCACACAACTAACTTTTACGAGAATAGCTGTTGGTGATGGAGAATTAGGCGGTAGCTCTATTTTAGATTTAACGGCGCTTAAACATGAGGTTAAGTCTTTACCTATAATAAAAATAAAAACACTTTCTGGTGGTAAAGCCATTGTTGGTACTGTCCTAAGTAATCAGGACTTAACACAGGGCTTTTATTTACGTGAAATAGGAGTTTTTGCCCAGGACCCGGATCTTGGAGAGATATTATATTGCTATGGTAATGCTGATGCTTTAGCCGAATACATCCCAGCCGGCGGAGGGTCTGATATTATTGAGAAACAAATCGATATTATAACCATTATTGGCAATGCCTCAAGCGTAAGTGCGGTTATAGATGAGTCCCTTATCTTTGAAACTCCAGCCGGTGCCCAAGAAAAAGCTAATTTAGCGGAAAGTAATGCAAAGGCTTACGCTGATCAACAAGTTGCTACAAGAGTTCTAAACGCCGGCGGCGTCCCCTCCATCCAGGCTGGAGCTGACGCTTTTAAGCCTACTCCCGGCACAGCAGGGCGCATTTACATTGCTACTGACACAAAGATTATCTACCGCGATACCGGCACGGCTTGGGACAAAGTAGGCGTGGTAAAGTGGGACGATATTGAGGAGAAGCCACTTCAAAATATGATTTTAATATGCACTTCAACCACAAGACCAGCTAATCCCGTTGAAGGTCAGCATATATACGAAACCGATACAGATAAAACTCTAAAGTGGGATGGTACACAATGGAAAGAAGTTGGGAGTTTATCTCAGAAAACTATTACTTTTTGCATCCCTGGTGACGCTTTTGTCAAAACAAATTTTGCGGGTTGGCTTTCGGATGGGAATTATAAAATCACCCGAGTAAAAATTTACTCCGATACCGCACCAACTGGAGCTGATTTAATCATAGACCTAAATAAAAATGGTACGACTATTTTTACCACGCAAACAAACAGGCCTAAGGTGGTCGCTGGTACTAACGCAGGAGTCGATGTAACTACAATTGAGGTTAATACTTTAGCACCAGGGGACAGACTCACGCTGGATATAGACCAAGTAGGCAGCACAACGCCTGGAGGAAACAATCTTTTAGTAACGGTGGTGATGATACCTAATGATTAG
- a CDS encoding LamG domain-containing protein has translation MISCRLSKDANTVGLWHFTEGSGTTVKDYSGNGYNGTINSAKWDITTKTPFNNTSLSFQNASSNYNQYVVVSNPSLLNLTNNFTLEVVFMFTSWNNGWDGIVTKTYTNGSWNNPYAQYKLGRYSNTYNLGFHIATSTSSYTNLVSQSAISLNKWYYVACTYVGSTQTIYINGNPDATASVTASIPSVTSNLYIGCEEPFLNGAEAFNGKIALVRISNIARSAAEIKHNWLRMAQVLVS, from the coding sequence ATGATTAGTTGTAGATTGAGTAAAGACGCTAATACTGTTGGTTTGTGGCATTTTACGGAGGGTAGCGGAACGACGGTAAAAGATTATAGCGGGAATGGATATAATGGAACAATAAACAGCGCCAAATGGGACATAACTACTAAAACCCCTTTTAATAATACATCATTATCTTTTCAAAACGCCTCCAGTAATTACAACCAATATGTGGTAGTAAGTAATCCATCTTTATTAAACCTTACAAATAATTTTACATTAGAAGTTGTATTTATGTTTACTTCGTGGAATAACGGATGGGACGGAATTGTTACTAAAACATATACAAATGGTTCGTGGAATAACCCTTATGCTCAATATAAACTTGGCAGATATTCAAATACCTATAATTTAGGTTTTCATATAGCTACTTCCACTTCAAGTTATACAAATTTGGTATCTCAATCAGCTATATCATTGAATAAATGGTATTATGTAGCATGTACTTATGTTGGGTCAACCCAAACAATTTATATTAACGGTAATCCAGATGCTACAGCAAGTGTTACAGCCAGTATTCCGTCGGTAACATCAAATCTTTATATAGGTTGTGAAGAACCATTTTTAAATGGTGCAGAAGCGTTTAACGGGAAAATTGCATTAGTCCGCATTTCCAACATCGCCCGTTCTGCTGCCGAAATCAAACACAACTGGCTACGAATGGCTCAGGTTTTGGTATCTTAA
- a CDS encoding phage holin family protein: MKLEYILDYGRYVFAALGTALVTLLGGWDKLLQVLVLFVVTDYITGVVAAWFEKRLSSEVGAKGILKKLLIFAVVAIATSLDKMTGTNEVFRSLVVLFYVSNEGLSVIENLGKCGVPVPGALKEAILKLKEGEKNA, from the coding sequence ATGAAGCTTGAATATATCTTAGACTACGGCAGGTACGTTTTTGCCGCGCTTGGAACGGCACTCGTTACATTATTAGGGGGGTGGGATAAATTGCTGCAGGTACTTGTGCTCTTTGTGGTGACAGATTACATCACAGGGGTTGTGGCAGCTTGGTTTGAGAAGAGGCTTTCGAGTGAAGTCGGGGCAAAAGGCATACTAAAGAAACTTCTCATTTTTGCAGTTGTAGCAATTGCCACCTCCCTGGATAAAATGACAGGCACCAACGAGGTTTTTCGATCCCTCGTGGTGCTTTTTTATGTTTCCAATGAGGGATTGAGCGTTATTGAGAATTTAGGTAAATGCGGAGTGCCTGTTCCCGGGGCACTAAAAGAAGCAATCCTAAAGCTTAAAGAGGGTGAGAAAAATGCTTAA
- a CDS encoding peptidoglycan recognition protein family protein codes for MLKRGDKGSQVVEVQKMLKALGIYKDKIDGIFGVNTENAVKAFQRSKQIKIDGILGPVTYSLLKKDYSTLVAKNEIAIPVIKPAPRKIDTKNIKKADVKYIIIHHSASDRPLTWEEIDREHKKRGFEGFGYHFLVDPDGTIWAGRALNKEAILNSATVEMGAQAKGINSMSVGICFNGNFEKTIPTKEQIEAGKLLVRWLKYKVFNKPGILGHKEVVKIVPGATVTACPGRNFPLDAFKSL; via the coding sequence ATGCTTAAGCGCGGGGATAAAGGGAGCCAGGTTGTTGAAGTGCAAAAAATGTTGAAAGCTTTGGGCATATATAAAGACAAAATAGACGGAATTTTCGGGGTTAATACGGAAAACGCGGTTAAAGCATTCCAAAGAAGTAAACAAATTAAAATAGATGGCATTCTTGGACCTGTAACTTATAGCCTTTTGAAAAAAGATTACTCGACTTTGGTAGCTAAAAATGAGATTGCAATTCCAGTCATAAAGCCAGCACCAAGAAAGATTGACACTAAAAACATAAAGAAGGCAGATGTAAAATATATCATTATTCACCACTCCGCAAGCGATAGGCCTCTTACTTGGGAGGAGATTGACCGGGAGCATAAAAAGAGAGGATTTGAAGGATTTGGATATCACTTCCTTGTAGACCCAGATGGCACTATTTGGGCAGGAAGAGCATTGAATAAGGAGGCAATCTTAAATAGTGCCACAGTAGAGATGGGGGCACAAGCGAAGGGAATAAATTCTATGAGTGTGGGAATTTGCTTTAATGGTAATTTCGAGAAGACCATCCCGACAAAAGAACAGATTGAAGCCGGGAAACTCTTGGTGAGATGGTTAAAGTATAAAGTGTTTAATAAGCCCGGCATACTTGGCCATAAGGAAGTAGTCAAAATAGTACCTGGAGCAACTGTAACCGCCTGCCCTGGGCGCAATTTCCCGCTTGATGCATTTAAAAGCCTCTGA
- a CDS encoding oxidoreductase produces the protein MTHFPNLFSEGRIGNLVIPNRIVMPPMATNLANEDGSVSQRLIDYYAARARGGVGLIIVENVQVDYPQGKNVACQLRLDNDKYMAGFFELAEAVHSYGTKIFMQIHHAGAQTTPGITEGLQPVSPSGVPCSFLGIQPRELSIDEIEEIIQKFVNTAVRVKGAMFDGIELHGAHGYLIGQFMSPRTNRRVDKYGGNLEGRMRFPLEIIRRIKEAVGDDYPICFRFSADEFIEGGITLEEGKQIAKMLEEAGVHVLHVSAGVYDSMPTLLEPSRFEQGWRVYLAEEIKKVVSIPVITVGVIREPEFAEKIIAEGRADFVAIGRGLIADPEWPKKAREGRSSEIRKCISCNIGCIGGRVFPNLRLRCTVNPVAGREGVYGEIKQSPVKKKVVVVGGGPAGMQAANTAAKRGHQVILYEKKQNLGGQLEIASAAPGKAKIKWFRDWLEAELLRAGVEIRSGVTADAETIASLSPDYVILAAGSKPVTPKIKGLEKENNFVVQAWDVLAGKVSVEKNEEVVVVGGGLVGCEAAHYLAEKGAKVIVVEMLSDIAMDMEPISRFDMLQQFAKLGITIRTSNIVSEITPEGVVIVGKGGKMGFIRSKKVVLAVGQTPVGNELKKALEEKGIPVRVIGDAYNVGKIIDAVSTGFQVACQV, from the coding sequence ATGACGCATTTTCCAAATCTTTTTTCGGAAGGTAGAATAGGTAACTTGGTTATCCCAAACCGTATTGTTATGCCGCCGATGGCAACAAACCTTGCAAATGAGGATGGATCAGTAAGCCAAAGGCTTATTGACTACTATGCAGCAAGAGCAAGAGGTGGGGTTGGACTTATAATTGTAGAAAATGTGCAGGTCGACTATCCTCAAGGAAAAAATGTTGCTTGTCAGCTACGGCTTGATAATGACAAATATATGGCTGGATTTTTTGAATTAGCAGAGGCTGTGCATAGTTATGGCACTAAAATCTTTATGCAAATACATCATGCTGGTGCTCAAACCACTCCTGGTATAACAGAAGGACTTCAACCAGTTTCTCCTTCTGGTGTTCCTTGTTCGTTTTTAGGCATTCAACCGCGAGAACTTTCTATTGATGAAATAGAAGAAATAATCCAGAAATTTGTTAACACTGCTGTAAGAGTTAAAGGTGCAATGTTTGATGGAATAGAACTTCATGGCGCTCATGGGTATCTTATTGGACAATTTATGTCACCTCGAACAAATCGGCGGGTTGATAAGTATGGTGGCAATCTCGAGGGAAGAATGCGCTTTCCTCTAGAGATAATTCGTAGGATAAAAGAAGCAGTAGGAGATGACTATCCAATTTGTTTCCGCTTTAGTGCTGACGAGTTTATTGAAGGAGGTATTACATTAGAAGAAGGAAAACAAATTGCTAAGATGTTAGAAGAAGCTGGTGTGCATGTGTTACATGTAAGTGCTGGGGTATATGATTCAATGCCCACTTTATTGGAACCGTCAAGATTCGAACAAGGTTGGCGTGTATATCTTGCAGAAGAAATAAAGAAAGTAGTAAGTATTCCGGTAATTACTGTTGGTGTTATTCGTGAACCAGAATTCGCAGAAAAAATCATTGCTGAGGGGCGGGCAGATTTTGTAGCTATTGGTCGTGGATTAATTGCTGATCCAGAGTGGCCTAAAAAAGCAAGAGAAGGACGAAGCAGTGAAATACGCAAATGTATTTCTTGTAACATTGGTTGTATAGGTGGTCGTGTGTTCCCGAATCTCCGTCTCCGTTGTACAGTTAACCCGGTGGCTGGCCGTGAAGGTGTGTATGGTGAAATTAAACAATCACCTGTTAAGAAGAAAGTTGTAGTCGTTGGTGGAGGGCCAGCAGGTATGCAGGCAGCTAATACCGCTGCAAAACGGGGACACCAGGTAATACTTTACGAAAAGAAACAAAATCTAGGGGGCCAGTTAGAGATTGCTTCAGCTGCGCCGGGAAAAGCTAAAATTAAATGGTTCCGTGACTGGCTTGAGGCAGAACTTTTAAGAGCCGGTGTAGAAATTAGGAGTGGCGTTACTGCAGATGCTGAAACTATTGCCTCGCTTTCTCCAGACTACGTAATCCTTGCTGCGGGTTCTAAACCTGTGACACCTAAGATTAAAGGATTAGAAAAAGAAAATAATTTTGTTGTTCAGGCGTGGGATGTACTTGCGGGGAAAGTATCTGTTGAAAAGAATGAAGAGGTTGTTGTTGTTGGTGGTGGTTTAGTAGGTTGTGAAGCTGCACATTATCTGGCTGAAAAAGGAGCTAAAGTTATAGTAGTTGAGATGTTATCTGATATAGCTATGGATATGGAGCCAATAAGTCGGTTTGATATGCTGCAACAATTTGCTAAGTTAGGTATTACAATAAGAACAAGTAATATAGTTTCTGAGATTACTCCTGAAGGCGTAGTGATAGTAGGTAAAGGAGGTAAAATGGGCTTTATCCGGTCAAAGAAGGTTGTATTAGCTGTTGGTCAAACACCTGTAGGAAATGAACTTAAAAAAGCTCTGGAGGAAAAAGGAATTCCCGTAAGAGTTATTGGAGATGCTTATAATGTAGGTAAAATTATTGATGCAGTTTCTACTGGATTCCAAGTGGCTTGCCAAGTGTAA
- a CDS encoding MEDS domain-containing protein — MNEKLLTVDEVAQILRTTPNTIYRWLRAGKLPGIKLGKEWRIKKETLELKLHETNQLNQLRRSFLDNIDPHHDHVLAVTNSKDNLYNLEAEFFKKGLAKGYRLFKGCWWQHPDDVRQELTQRGLPIEDLEAKNSLVIVDLIAQYNRSGKNGPIQIWANEIEKTVRLGYPTMWGSGSPHLLSCGGRFSNLVEFERSLEDILKKLPAAVICPYIFEDIRSDCFGQLIELMKHHNSVLFYNDKSATLLKNYPV; from the coding sequence ATGAATGAAAAATTATTAACCGTTGATGAGGTAGCTCAGATCTTACGAACAACACCGAATACGATCTATAGGTGGCTTAGAGCCGGAAAACTTCCCGGTATTAAATTGGGCAAAGAATGGCGCATAAAAAAAGAAACCTTGGAATTAAAACTTCATGAAACTAACCAGCTCAATCAGTTGAGGCGGAGTTTCCTAGATAACATTGACCCCCATCATGACCATGTATTGGCAGTCACAAACAGTAAAGATAACCTTTACAATTTAGAAGCGGAATTCTTTAAAAAAGGGTTGGCTAAGGGATATCGCTTGTTCAAAGGATGTTGGTGGCAACATCCCGATGACGTTAGGCAGGAGTTGACACAAAGAGGATTACCCATTGAAGACCTTGAAGCAAAAAATTCTCTGGTAATAGTTGATTTAATAGCACAATACAACCGTTCCGGAAAAAACGGCCCTATTCAAATATGGGCCAATGAAATTGAGAAAACTGTTAGACTAGGTTATCCAACTATGTGGGGTTCAGGTTCGCCGCATTTATTATCTTGTGGGGGACGTTTTTCGAACCTGGTTGAATTTGAACGTTCTTTGGAAGATATCCTGAAGAAGCTACCGGCAGCTGTTATCTGTCCTTATATTTTTGAGGATATCAGGTCTGATTGTTTTGGTCAGTTAATTGAACTAATGAAGCATCATAATAGTGTTCTTTTTTATAATGACAAATCAGCTACACTATTAAAAAATTACCCAGTTTAA
- a CDS encoding HPP family protein produces MLNSAFLGWFQKCLARFNLKFLSVAAVGSFMSIGLISYLGFFYEKALIFPSFASSAVVLFMTPRLMLRQVKNVLGGQLVSALVGVTIYKIFGSSWWAISLGVSIALVMMILTDTIHPPGGATAFAAIALHEDYLFVIKPVFLGMVLLILIALMIQFCAGLKKDNFKTIGSFLIEARNFYKQFKEKNYQ; encoded by the coding sequence ATGCTAAACAGCGCTTTTTTGGGTTGGTTTCAAAAATGTCTTGCCAGATTTAACTTAAAATTTTTATCCGTAGCAGCAGTAGGCAGCTTTATGTCCATTGGTTTAATCAGTTATCTGGGTTTTTTTTACGAGAAGGCTCTGATTTTTCCGTCTTTTGCAAGCTCTGCCGTGGTTTTGTTTATGACTCCGCGCCTTATGCTGCGGCAAGTCAAAAACGTTTTGGGCGGTCAATTAGTATCTGCTTTGGTTGGAGTTACCATTTATAAAATTTTTGGTTCATCTTGGTGGGCTATCTCATTAGGTGTGTCTATTGCGTTAGTAATGATGATTTTGACTGATACAATACATCCTCCGGGTGGAGCGACTGCCTTTGCAGCTATTGCTTTACATGAGGACTATTTATTTGTAATTAAACCGGTGTTTTTGGGGATGGTCCTTCTTATTTTGATAGCATTGATGATTCAGTTTTGCGCAGGCTTAAAAAAAGATAATTTTAAAACTATAGGGAGTTTCTTAATTGAAGCAAGAAACTTTTATAAACAATTTAAAGAAAAAAATTACCAATAG
- a CDS encoding tetrahydromethanopterin S-methyltransferase subunit H family protein produces MLVNYHVLKIGDATIGGLFGSNTGLVVGSIFYDKHSLVSDPFSGEFDISRAAELVERVNKLSKRYGVQMAFDVIAATSEAMERFLEFISAHTSLPLIINATEAEVRIAGLEAAAKLGILNRSIYASLNEDTVDDELEALGRHRPAAVMILASDVSNPTPEGTCEMIENYYHPMLKEIGVVAPIVDVGTMDPPSIGLNIRQIQAVRERFGYPVGCAFSNCFPQWTSVKNLGREWVNLSLATALAVCRAAGADYLHYGIIEKAAIAAHVSGTAEVFYGFAAKELDGYKLPESHPLWNMFKFSGEME; encoded by the coding sequence ATGTTGGTCAACTATCATGTGCTAAAAATTGGTGACGCAACTATAGGGGGTCTTTTTGGCTCAAACACTGGCTTGGTTGTAGGAAGTATTTTCTACGACAAGCACTCTTTGGTTTCCGACCCTTTCTCCGGTGAGTTTGATATTTCCCGAGCAGCAGAATTAGTGGAGCGTGTTAATAAACTCAGTAAGCGGTATGGAGTTCAAATGGCTTTTGACGTCATTGCCGCTACTTCTGAAGCTATGGAACGTTTTCTGGAATTTATTAGTGCGCATACAAGCCTCCCTTTAATAATTAATGCCACTGAAGCTGAGGTTCGTATAGCAGGCCTTGAGGCGGCGGCTAAACTTGGGATTCTAAATCGCTCGATTTATGCTTCCTTAAATGAGGATACTGTAGACGACGAATTGGAAGCACTTGGTCGGCACCGCCCGGCTGCCGTCATGATTCTTGCCAGCGATGTTAGTAATCCTACCCCTGAGGGGACTTGCGAAATGATTGAAAACTATTATCACCCTATGTTAAAGGAGATTGGGGTTGTAGCTCCGATTGTTGATGTAGGTACTATGGACCCACCTTCGATAGGCTTAAATATCCGCCAAATTCAGGCTGTACGGGAACGTTTCGGTTATCCTGTGGGTTGTGCCTTTTCTAACTGTTTTCCACAATGGACCAGTGTGAAAAATTTGGGCCGGGAGTGGGTAAATCTGTCTTTGGCAACGGCCCTTGCCGTCTGTCGTGCAGCCGGCGCAGACTATTTGCACTACGGCATCATTGAGAAAGCTGCAATAGCAGCTCATGTGTCGGGGACTGCAGAAGTATTTTATGGATTTGCGGCTAAGGAACTGGATGGGTATAAACTGCCGGAAAGTCATCCCTTATGGAATATGTTCAAGTTCTCAGGAGAGATGGAGTAA
- a CDS encoding uroporphyrinogen decarboxylase family protein, giving the protein MSLRIKLAELLSGNWSGPPLIDVGTTSLTGIRVGALPHLRKDNAVAHPIYEILPLKPMEYIRLGSDFIRTGLLFDLPVITDEPFTDAFGVQWQRDKGFLSPISHPLETAGLKGILHYPKPQWRNQVQLVEPEFRNGGILIADAPCPGLLDLAFMLRNPWRFMEDIAEKNWQITTAILDWSLETIVDAYNYMLMSLPEQPDIIIYSDDLGYRNGMFFSPSDFRKFVRPYMHSLLTRLRQLTPAAICFHSCGAIRPILKDIAELGIEIFNLDTKAKGMNVLEVRRELPASIILHGSNDLSALGEAVANKDKARIALLITELAQTAPVIAGPLDNVSSAEEVLAAIRGAAFIRSFSNEDFEILRQIGPVRNIIEEAIEKTFSTELPVL; this is encoded by the coding sequence ATGTCACTCCGGATAAAGTTAGCAGAATTGCTTTCCGGAAACTGGAGCGGTCCACCGCTAATTGACGTTGGAACGACATCCCTCACGGGCATTCGGGTTGGTGCACTTCCGCATTTGCGAAAAGACAATGCAGTGGCCCATCCTATTTACGAAATTCTCCCTTTGAAACCAATGGAATATATTCGCTTAGGGTCTGATTTCATCCGTACCGGTCTGCTATTTGACCTCCCGGTGATAACCGATGAGCCTTTTACTGATGCTTTTGGCGTTCAATGGCAAAGAGACAAAGGTTTTTTATCACCAATTAGCCATCCTTTGGAAACTGCAGGTCTTAAGGGTATTTTGCATTACCCTAAACCCCAATGGCGGAACCAAGTACAGCTTGTTGAACCGGAATTTAGAAACGGTGGCATTTTAATTGCAGATGCTCCTTGCCCAGGCCTCTTAGATCTGGCCTTTATGCTGCGCAACCCCTGGCGGTTTATGGAAGACATTGCTGAAAAAAACTGGCAGATCACCACGGCCATCCTTGATTGGTCATTGGAAACTATTGTTGATGCCTATAATTACATGTTAATGTCGCTTCCTGAACAACCGGATATCATCATTTATAGCGATGATCTAGGCTACCGGAACGGTATGTTTTTTTCTCCATCGGATTTCCGTAAATTTGTTCGTCCGTATATGCATTCGTTGTTGACCCGGCTTAGACAGTTAACCCCGGCAGCGATCTGTTTTCACAGTTGTGGAGCTATTCGGCCCATTCTGAAGGATATAGCAGAATTGGGTATCGAGATATTTAACCTGGATACCAAGGCTAAAGGGATGAATGTTTTGGAAGTGCGGCGAGAACTGCCTGCTTCGATAATATTGCATGGTTCAAACGACCTGTCTGCTTTGGGCGAAGCCGTAGCGAATAAGGACAAGGCTAGAATTGCCTTATTAATTACAGAGTTGGCTCAAACTGCACCGGTTATTGCCGGGCCCCTGGACAATGTGTCTTCAGCAGAAGAAGTACTTGCGGCCATCCGTGGGGCGGCTTTTATCCGCAGTTTTTCCAACGAAGATTTTGAAATATTGCGTCAAATTGGTCCGGTTCGAAACATTATTGAAGAAGCAATAGAAAAAACATTTTCAACAGAATTGCCTGTCCTTTAA